In Streptomyces alboniger, the following are encoded in one genomic region:
- a CDS encoding metallophosphoesterase family protein, whose protein sequence is MRLLLTSDTHVPARAKSLPDALLAAIDEADVVIHAGDWIDEATLDLFESRSRRLIGVYGNNDGPGLRRRLPEIARAELAGLRFGVVHETGAATGRAQRCAQRFPDLDVLVFGHSHIPWDTQAPGGPRLLNPGSPTDRRRQPFCTFLTLTVSDGTLHDVTSHRLPPRR, encoded by the coding sequence ATGCGCCTGCTGCTGACCTCCGACACCCACGTGCCCGCCAGGGCGAAGAGCCTGCCGGACGCCCTCCTGGCGGCCATCGACGAGGCCGACGTGGTGATCCACGCCGGGGACTGGATCGACGAGGCCACGCTCGACCTGTTCGAGTCCAGGTCGCGTCGGCTTATCGGCGTGTACGGCAACAACGACGGTCCCGGACTGCGCCGGCGCCTCCCCGAGATCGCCCGCGCTGAACTGGCCGGACTGCGGTTCGGCGTCGTGCACGAGACCGGAGCGGCCACCGGGCGCGCACAGCGGTGCGCCCAGCGCTTCCCGGACCTGGACGTCCTCGTGTTCGGCCACAGCCACATCCCCTGGGACACCCAGGCCCCGGGCGGCCCGCGGCTGCTCAACCCCGGCTCGCCGACCGACCGCAGACGGCAGCCCTTCTGTACGTTCCTCACCCTGACCGTGTCGGACGGAACCCTGCACGACGTGACGTCGCACCGGCTGCCGCCGAGGCGTTGA
- a CDS encoding peptidoglycan-binding domain-containing protein has product MKTGRTTQLTGTTRTIRTAAAVAVTTAALALSAAGPVAARASEPAPPRVSAVAIKDPDGGVRPEVAAGATAAEWRLCMYLGGHPTLQTGSTGEAVRHLQCILNEVYRYVNVPVSGVFEAVTKASVEHLQRQFALPVTGVVDAATWSALHP; this is encoded by the coding sequence ATGAAGACCGGACGCACGACCCAGTTGACAGGCACGACCCGCACGATCCGTACGGCCGCCGCGGTGGCCGTGACCACCGCGGCGCTGGCCCTGTCCGCCGCGGGCCCCGTCGCCGCCCGCGCCTCCGAGCCCGCGCCGCCGCGGGTCAGCGCCGTCGCCATCAAGGACCCCGACGGTGGCGTACGCCCCGAGGTCGCCGCGGGCGCGACGGCCGCCGAATGGCGCCTGTGCATGTACCTGGGCGGGCATCCCACCCTCCAGACGGGGAGCACGGGAGAGGCCGTACGGCATCTCCAGTGCATCCTCAACGAGGTCTACCGCTATGTGAACGTCCCCGTGAGCGGTGTCTTCGAGGCGGTCACCAAGGCGTCGGTCGAACACCTGCAACGACAGTTCGCACTGCCGGTGACGGGTGTCGTGGACGCCGCCACGTGGAGCGCCCTGCACCCGTGA
- a CDS encoding GNAT family N-acetyltransferase, whose amino-acid sequence MTIEVRPASLFEDVRALLGPRTPGANVCWCLSYRIPSKLNNELRGPARGEYVAELCRKGPPPGVLAYDGDEPVGWAAVAPRSDTSFARSRVIPHVDDLPVWSLWCVRVRPGHRKRGISHALIAGAVEFARAHDAPVIEAYPLDNGDAKVDLTMAYAGIRKNFERAGFTYAADTDSVLAGHPRILMRLDLR is encoded by the coding sequence ATGACCATCGAAGTTCGGCCCGCTTCGCTCTTCGAGGACGTCCGCGCCCTCCTCGGCCCGAGGACGCCCGGGGCCAACGTCTGCTGGTGCCTGAGCTACCGCATCCCGTCCAAGCTCAACAACGAGCTGCGCGGCCCCGCCCGCGGGGAGTACGTCGCCGAGCTGTGCCGCAAAGGCCCCCCTCCGGGGGTGCTCGCCTACGACGGCGACGAGCCGGTGGGCTGGGCCGCCGTGGCCCCGCGGTCGGACACCTCGTTCGCCCGCAGCCGCGTCATCCCACACGTCGACGACCTGCCCGTCTGGTCGCTGTGGTGCGTGCGCGTACGGCCCGGCCACCGCAAGAGGGGCATCTCGCACGCCCTGATCGCCGGGGCGGTCGAGTTCGCCCGCGCCCACGACGCCCCCGTGATCGAGGCATACCCCCTGGACAACGGCGACGCCAAGGTCGATCTGACGATGGCGTACGCCGGTATCCGGAAGAACTTCGAGCGCGCCGGGTTCACCTACGCCGCCGACACCGATTCCGTGCTGGCAGGCCACCCCCGCATCCTGATGCGGCTCGACCTGCGCTGA